A window of the Egibacter rhizosphaerae genome harbors these coding sequences:
- a CDS encoding carbohydrate ABC transporter permease: MRRIPNGMFAWLLITPAMIILLGFSVLPMITTIWTSLQEPGIGASIGPANYERMVGDGVFLQSLRNNLVFSLVTVPISLAIAMLMAVLVDREIRARGFLRMAFFTPAMLPVVAAAAIWLAFYQPNFGLINAIAQGLGLPGQNWLGNPTTVLPALMVVMVWKEAGFFMLFYLAGLQTISPELNEASKLEGTGRWTHFRRITFPLLLPTTLFTSIVGVANSFKQIDFIFVMTQGGPNNASNLLLYNIYLQAFPNRNPEFAAAMTAVLVLILVVLAVIQIRMFDKRIHYR; this comes from the coding sequence TTGCGTCGGATCCCCAACGGGATGTTCGCCTGGCTGCTGATCACGCCGGCGATGATCATCCTGCTGGGCTTCAGCGTCCTGCCGATGATCACGACGATCTGGACGAGCCTGCAGGAGCCGGGCATCGGCGCTTCGATCGGCCCGGCCAACTACGAGCGGATGGTCGGCGACGGGGTCTTTCTGCAGAGCCTGCGGAACAACCTCGTGTTCTCGTTGGTGACGGTGCCGATCAGCCTGGCGATCGCCATGCTGATGGCCGTGCTGGTCGATCGCGAGATTCGCGCTCGTGGGTTCCTGCGAATGGCGTTCTTCACGCCGGCGATGCTGCCGGTGGTGGCCGCGGCAGCGATCTGGTTGGCCTTCTACCAGCCCAACTTCGGGCTCATCAACGCGATCGCCCAGGGGCTCGGGCTGCCAGGGCAGAACTGGCTCGGCAACCCCACCACGGTCCTGCCCGCGCTCATGGTGGTGATGGTCTGGAAGGAGGCCGGCTTCTTCATGTTGTTCTACCTCGCCGGGTTGCAGACGATCTCCCCCGAGCTCAACGAGGCGAGCAAGCTCGAGGGCACCGGCCGGTGGACGCACTTCCGACGAATCACCTTCCCGCTGCTCCTGCCGACCACCCTGTTCACCTCGATCGTCGGCGTCGCGAACAGCTTCAAGCAGATCGATTTCATCTTCGTGATGACCCAAGGCGGGCCGAACAACGCGAGCAACCTGCTGCTGTACAACATCTACCTGCAGGCGTTCCCGAACCGGAACCCCGAGTTCGCCGCGGCCATGACCGCGGTCCTCGTGCTGATCCTCGTGGTGCTGGCGGTCATCCAGATCCGGATGTTCGACAAGCGCATCCACTACCGCTGA
- a CDS encoding HAD-IIA family hydrolase codes for MRWVRPYAGYIFDIDGTLVRGSQVLPGARELVDELRRDRRPFAVMSNNPLVPAAAHAARLTELGLDVRTEDVQTSVTALLTHLRVQPRGPVYVIGEPPLVEALHEAGIPQSDDPDRIACVVAAFDRTFDYAKWTTAFRAIRRGAELIATNADATYPTADGEIPDCGGIIAALETSTGHPVSLVLGKPSGSFLDAVLARMALPREQVLIVGDRLGTDIPMGAEHGVDTALVLSGVTTRDALASSAFQPTYVCEGVDELRPGRTPVPPDGRVSGGSR; via the coding sequence ATGCGGTGGGTTCGGCCATACGCCGGCTACATCTTCGACATCGACGGCACCCTGGTACGCGGTTCGCAGGTGCTACCCGGCGCGCGCGAGCTCGTCGACGAGTTGCGCCGCGACCGCCGGCCCTTTGCGGTGATGTCGAACAACCCGCTCGTGCCCGCGGCCGCACACGCCGCCCGGCTGACCGAGCTCGGTCTCGACGTGCGGACCGAGGACGTGCAGACCTCGGTGACCGCGCTGCTCACCCATCTGCGTGTGCAGCCGCGCGGGCCGGTCTACGTGATCGGGGAGCCTCCGCTCGTGGAAGCGCTGCACGAGGCGGGGATCCCCCAGAGCGACGATCCCGACCGGATCGCGTGCGTCGTGGCGGCGTTCGACCGGACCTTCGATTACGCGAAGTGGACCACCGCCTTCCGCGCGATCCGCCGCGGGGCCGAGCTGATCGCCACGAACGCGGACGCCACCTACCCCACCGCGGACGGCGAGATCCCCGACTGCGGAGGGATCATCGCCGCGCTCGAGACATCGACGGGACATCCGGTCAGCTTGGTGCTCGGCAAACCCTCGGGGTCCTTCCTCGATGCGGTCCTCGCCCGTATGGCGCTGCCGCGCGAGCAGGTGCTGATCGTCGGGGATCGGCTCGGGACCGACATCCCGATGGGCGCCGAGCACGGCGTTGACACCGCGCTCGTCCTGTCGGGCGTGACGACCCGCGACGCGCTGGCGTCCAGCGCGTTCCAGCCCACCTACGTCTGCGAGGGGGTCGACGAGCTGCGCCCGGGGCGGACCCCGGTGCCGCCCGACGGTCGCGTGAGCGGGGGATCGAGGTGA
- a CDS encoding LacI family DNA-binding transcriptional regulator encodes MRGGNAGRRPTLRDIADAVGVSTALVSFALNDRAGVSAETKAQILAEASRLGYRTDPVARALRTGQSRLFGVVVRNLQNPYFLDVVGGMQEAAVAAGAGIVVADADYSANLEAHHVETFAAYRFDGLAVAPVGTGAAIAQWQDLRPDVPAVVLNASVPGLDDVARVSPDNATAVRLAVEHLAQLGHRRLGFLTAPAELMADYDRLEAFLALTAERDLESRPIETPLNLRAVHDLVGRALVGSEAPSAFITNSDFTAHAVYTAVRQQGLRVGHDVSVVGHDDLATSELLDPPLTTIQLDVRALGRAAFARLWGAGSSRTHLEPVRLVARGSTGPPPS; translated from the coding sequence GTGAGGGGGGGCAACGCTGGCCGCCGCCCGACGCTGCGGGACATCGCGGACGCCGTGGGCGTGTCGACCGCGCTGGTCAGCTTCGCGCTGAACGACCGCGCGGGAGTGTCGGCCGAGACGAAGGCGCAGATCCTTGCCGAGGCCAGCCGGCTCGGCTACCGGACCGATCCGGTGGCCCGCGCGCTGCGCACCGGGCAGAGTCGGTTGTTCGGAGTGGTGGTGCGCAACCTGCAGAACCCGTACTTCCTCGACGTGGTCGGGGGTATGCAGGAGGCCGCCGTGGCGGCGGGAGCGGGGATCGTCGTCGCGGACGCGGACTACTCCGCCAACCTCGAAGCGCACCACGTCGAGACGTTCGCCGCCTACCGCTTCGACGGCTTGGCGGTCGCGCCCGTCGGTACCGGCGCGGCGATCGCCCAGTGGCAGGACCTGCGTCCCGACGTCCCAGCGGTGGTGCTCAACGCCAGCGTGCCGGGGCTGGACGACGTGGCCCGCGTCTCACCCGACAACGCGACCGCCGTCCGGCTGGCCGTGGAGCACCTCGCCCAGCTCGGGCACCGACGGCTGGGGTTCCTGACGGCGCCCGCGGAACTGATGGCCGACTATGACCGCCTCGAGGCCTTCCTCGCGCTCACCGCGGAGCGCGATCTCGAGTCCCGCCCGATCGAGACGCCGCTGAACCTGCGGGCGGTTCACGATCTCGTCGGCCGGGCACTGGTCGGCAGTGAGGCGCCCTCCGCGTTCATCACCAACTCCGACTTCACCGCGCACGCCGTCTACACAGCCGTGCGCCAACAGGGACTGCGAGTGGGCCACGACGTGAGCGTCGTCGGGCATGACGACCTCGCCACCTCCGAGCTGCTGGACCCACCCCTGACGACCATCCAACTCGACGTTCGGGCCCTCGGCCGGGCCGCGTTCGCGCGCTTGTGGGGTGCGGGATCGAGCCGCACCCACCTCGAGCCGGTGCGCTTGGTCGCCCGCGGCTCGACCGGGCCGCCGCCCAGCTGA
- a CDS encoding carbohydrate ABC transporter permease — protein MSDTFVTPDRARRIARWERTATRLEVLAAWLIALLWLAPLAYIFWAAFRETEVALSFQPFTGWTFDNLVTVWNTAPFDRFYFNTTVLVIGLSAGQIILGSLAAYAFARYRFPLHNFMFTLVLLQLMIFPEVLLGENFRLVANLGLADTLAGIGLPYLASAFFIFLLRQSFKSVPLELVEAAEVEGASRLEILWKVYVPVARPTIIAFGLVSVSFHWNNFLWPLVITQSVESRPITVGIYRFLSPEIGINFTALTAGTVITVLPLLALFLVAQRAFIQNFLRSGIK, from the coding sequence ATGAGCGACACCTTCGTCACCCCCGACCGCGCCCGCCGGATCGCCCGCTGGGAGCGCACGGCCACGCGGCTCGAAGTGCTGGCCGCCTGGCTGATAGCGTTGCTGTGGCTCGCGCCGCTCGCCTACATCTTCTGGGCAGCGTTCCGCGAGACCGAGGTCGCGTTGAGCTTCCAACCGTTCACCGGGTGGACGTTCGACAACCTCGTCACGGTGTGGAACACCGCTCCCTTCGACCGCTTCTACTTCAACACGACCGTGCTCGTGATCGGGCTGAGCGCCGGGCAGATCATCCTCGGGTCGCTGGCGGCCTACGCGTTCGCCCGCTACCGCTTCCCCCTGCACAACTTCATGTTCACGCTCGTGCTGTTGCAGTTGATGATCTTCCCCGAGGTGCTGCTCGGTGAGAACTTCCGCCTAGTCGCGAATCTCGGCCTGGCCGACACCCTGGCCGGGATCGGCTTGCCCTATCTGGCGAGCGCGTTCTTCATCTTCCTGCTCCGGCAGTCGTTCAAGTCGGTGCCGCTCGAGCTGGTCGAGGCCGCCGAGGTCGAAGGAGCCAGTCGGCTCGAGATCCTCTGGAAGGTGTACGTGCCGGTGGCGCGGCCCACGATCATCGCCTTCGGGCTCGTGTCGGTGAGCTTTCACTGGAACAACTTTCTGTGGCCCCTCGTGATCACCCAATCTGTCGAGTCGCGACCGATCACCGTCGGGATCTACCGATTCCTGTCCCCAGAGATCGGCATCAACTTCACCGCGCTGACCGCCGGCACGGTGATCACGGTGCTGCCGCTGCTGGCCCTCTTCCTGGTCGCCCAGCGAGCGTTCATCCAGAACTTCCTGCGGTCGGGGATCAAGTAG
- a CDS encoding glycerophosphodiester phosphodiesterase, whose translation MTAASPTPLARAPEIIAHRGARATHPENTLAAFAEAARLRSDGIEFDVQLSADGVPVVIHDADVHRTTGVSGKVGGLTAHELTALDAGAWVAPRFAGERIPTLDAVLEWGAEQRLTLHIELKGGPGTPMPELSAAVVAAVERHGMVERVVLSSYDHRGLVFARERCAPLATAVLFDFGLYRPWVYAADVGAQALHCRWDWIDRELVEQASAHGIAVRGFGAETESAVGAVLGAGASVITPRPERARALRHAPPRRAAEG comes from the coding sequence GTGACCGCCGCCTCACCCACCCCCCTCGCCCGGGCCCCCGAGATCATCGCCCACCGCGGGGCGCGGGCGACGCACCCGGAGAACACGCTGGCGGCGTTCGCAGAGGCGGCGAGGCTGCGGTCCGATGGCATCGAGTTCGACGTCCAGCTCTCGGCCGACGGGGTGCCGGTCGTCATCCACGACGCCGATGTCCACCGCACCACCGGCGTGTCCGGGAAGGTCGGCGGGCTCACCGCGCACGAGCTCACCGCGTTGGATGCGGGGGCCTGGGTCGCTCCCCGGTTCGCCGGGGAGCGCATCCCGACCCTGGATGCGGTGCTCGAGTGGGGCGCCGAGCAGCGGCTGACCCTGCACATCGAACTGAAGGGCGGGCCCGGCACCCCGATGCCGGAGCTGTCCGCTGCAGTCGTGGCGGCGGTCGAGCGGCACGGGATGGTCGAGCGGGTGGTCCTGTCCTCCTACGACCACCGCGGCCTCGTCTTCGCCCGAGAGCGTTGCGCACCGCTCGCGACCGCGGTCCTGTTCGACTTCGGGCTGTACCGCCCGTGGGTGTACGCGGCCGACGTCGGGGCGCAGGCGCTCCATTGCCGGTGGGACTGGATCGACCGCGAACTGGTCGAGCAGGCTTCGGCGCACGGCATCGCCGTGCGCGGGTTCGGCGCCGAGACAGAGAGTGCCGTGGGCGCCGTTCTCGGCGCGGGCGCGTCGGTGATCACCCCTCGACCGGAGCGGGCGCGAGCTCTGCGCCACGCGCCTCCGAGGCGCGCAGCCGAGGGGTAG
- the tenA gene encoding thiaminase II — protein sequence MSFSADLGAKHKDLFESFWAHPFLRGLHDGTLPRECVIHYVGQDHQYLNAFIRCYGLGVARSPDRRWMAWFNEQIRFLLEDEQHPHHVMCEAVGISYDDVRQEDLVPSAQAYVNHMELCARDSLPVLMAGLLPCPWTYIWACTRAMSEDPPANDNPFHGWWAFYATDEVQNLLAEFQRGVDELAERASPSERDRMARAFERSCHHEVRFWEMAWSLESWTPPRGKTMIGTAH from the coding sequence ATGAGCTTCAGTGCGGACCTGGGCGCGAAGCACAAGGACCTGTTCGAGTCCTTCTGGGCCCACCCCTTCCTGCGGGGGCTGCACGACGGGACCCTCCCACGGGAGTGCGTCATCCACTACGTGGGGCAGGACCACCAGTACCTGAACGCGTTCATCCGCTGCTACGGGCTCGGCGTCGCCCGATCGCCCGACCGCCGGTGGATGGCCTGGTTCAACGAGCAGATCCGGTTCCTGCTCGAGGACGAGCAGCATCCCCACCACGTGATGTGCGAGGCGGTCGGCATCAGCTACGACGACGTCCGCCAGGAGGACCTCGTTCCGTCGGCCCAGGCGTACGTCAACCACATGGAGCTCTGCGCCCGTGATTCCCTGCCGGTGCTGATGGCCGGACTGCTGCCCTGCCCGTGGACCTACATCTGGGCCTGCACGCGCGCGATGAGCGAGGACCCGCCGGCGAACGACAACCCCTTCCACGGCTGGTGGGCGTTCTACGCCACCGACGAGGTGCAGAACCTGCTCGCCGAGTTCCAGCGCGGGGTGGACGAGTTGGCCGAACGGGCCAGCCCGTCCGAGCGCGACCGGATGGCTCGCGCCTTCGAGCGGAGCTGCCACCACGAGGTGCGCTTCTGGGAGATGGCCTGGTCGCTCGAGAGTTGGACGCCCCCGCGCGGCAAGACGATGATCGGCACCGCCCACTGA
- a CDS encoding sugar phosphate isomerase/epimerase family protein: MATIGFSSWAFPDDPAEAAIEVAHTEGFDALEFAFLTEGLWQGEHVPRPAHAARLGAACGDLRRSVHAPIEPMALASPDAAERRESGDLLARSIEAAAALAAEVVVVHLRHGREAPRPEWLRLALEPLAWCGELARDAGVVLGVENYGVGADHADGDYAALVAAIDELDHPAVAMTFDTGHAHVHLEGSGAVPRAAQHFGARVAHYHVHDNLGVEDDHLAIGDGSADLVGLVPGWADGFDGMVILEIFPFRVNDVRPGLRRSRDTLRAWLRGSAT, from the coding sequence ATGGCGACGATCGGGTTCTCCAGCTGGGCCTTCCCCGACGACCCGGCGGAGGCGGCGATCGAGGTAGCCCACACCGAAGGGTTCGACGCCCTCGAGTTCGCCTTCCTCACCGAGGGACTGTGGCAGGGTGAGCACGTGCCGAGGCCGGCGCACGCGGCGCGGCTCGGCGCCGCCTGCGGGGACCTGCGACGCTCGGTGCATGCGCCGATCGAGCCCATGGCGCTCGCCAGCCCCGACGCCGCGGAGCGGCGCGAGAGCGGCGACCTGCTCGCCCGCAGCATCGAGGCCGCGGCGGCCCTGGCGGCCGAGGTGGTGGTGGTCCATCTGCGCCACGGGCGCGAGGCCCCACGGCCGGAGTGGCTGCGTCTGGCCCTCGAGCCGCTGGCATGGTGTGGCGAGCTCGCCCGCGACGCGGGGGTCGTCCTCGGGGTGGAGAACTACGGAGTGGGCGCCGATCACGCGGATGGCGACTATGCCGCGCTCGTGGCAGCGATCGACGAGCTCGACCACCCCGCGGTGGCGATGACCTTCGACACCGGGCACGCCCACGTGCACCTCGAGGGGTCCGGCGCCGTCCCGCGCGCCGCGCAGCACTTCGGGGCCCGGGTCGCGCACTACCACGTGCACGACAACCTCGGCGTCGAGGACGATCATCTCGCCATCGGCGACGGCTCCGCGGACCTCGTCGGTCTCGTGCCGGGCTGGGCCGACGGGTTCGACGGGATGGTGATCCTCGAGATCTTCCCGTTCCGCGTCAACGACGTGCGACCGGGCCTGCGGCGCAGCCGCGACACCCTCCGCGCCTGGTTGCGGGGCTCGGCTACTTGA
- a CDS encoding ABC transporter substrate-binding protein — MQRIRIRRHLALLAVLAGLGLLAAACGEDEAGEAGQDTLDEATEDDPVEITMYYPIAVGGPLEDVVDGLVADFEAEHPEIQVNPVYSGNYDDTIVQAQSAIDAGDVPATTVLLSTDMFSLIDDDLIVPFDELVTDEDEEEWLDSFYDEFMLNSRDGEGTTWGIPFQRSTIVQYYNKDAFEEAGLDPEQPPGTWDELVDMSAQVQEGSDVEWGVQMPSSGFPYWLFQTFTTQMGVEIVNDEGNEVYYDQPEVVEALEFWHSLNDEHGVHPPGVVDWGTTPEDFLQEETAIIWTTTGNLASIRDDAPFDFGVAPMPENVEPGSPTGGGNFYIFEGAPEEEQRAAFQLIRFLTQPEQAAEWSIETGYVAPSPEAWETDQMQEYVEDFPEAEVARDQLGDTVRELSTYQRGEVYDIVNDGLQAAVTGEQSPEEALADIDERANEVLEPYR, encoded by the coding sequence ATGCAGCGGATCCGAATCCGCCGGCACCTTGCTCTGCTCGCCGTGCTCGCGGGCCTCGGCCTGCTCGCGGCGGCTTGTGGCGAGGACGAGGCCGGTGAGGCGGGACAGGACACCCTCGACGAGGCCACCGAGGACGATCCCGTCGAGATCACCATGTACTACCCGATCGCGGTCGGTGGGCCGCTCGAGGACGTGGTCGACGGCCTCGTGGCCGACTTCGAGGCAGAGCACCCGGAGATCCAGGTCAACCCGGTCTACTCCGGGAACTACGACGACACGATCGTCCAAGCCCAGAGCGCGATCGACGCCGGTGACGTCCCGGCGACGACCGTGCTGCTGTCCACCGACATGTTCTCGTTGATCGACGACGATCTGATCGTGCCCTTCGACGAGCTCGTGACCGACGAGGACGAGGAGGAGTGGCTGGACTCGTTCTACGACGAGTTCATGCTCAACAGCCGCGACGGCGAGGGCACCACCTGGGGCATCCCGTTCCAGCGGTCCACGATCGTGCAGTACTACAACAAGGACGCGTTCGAGGAGGCCGGACTCGACCCCGAGCAGCCACCGGGGACCTGGGACGAACTGGTCGATATGTCCGCCCAGGTCCAAGAGGGCTCCGATGTCGAGTGGGGCGTGCAGATGCCTTCCAGTGGGTTCCCCTACTGGCTGTTCCAGACCTTCACCACCCAGATGGGCGTGGAGATCGTGAACGACGAGGGCAACGAGGTCTACTACGACCAGCCCGAGGTCGTGGAGGCGCTCGAGTTCTGGCACTCGCTGAACGACGAGCACGGCGTGCACCCACCGGGGGTCGTGGACTGGGGCACCACCCCCGAGGACTTCCTCCAGGAAGAGACCGCGATCATCTGGACGACCACCGGGAACCTGGCGAGCATCCGCGACGACGCCCCCTTCGACTTCGGCGTCGCGCCGATGCCGGAGAACGTCGAGCCGGGTTCACCCACCGGAGGTGGCAACTTCTACATCTTCGAGGGTGCTCCGGAGGAGGAACAGCGGGCGGCCTTCCAGCTGATCCGCTTCCTCACCCAGCCTGAACAGGCCGCCGAGTGGAGCATCGAGACGGGCTACGTGGCCCCTTCCCCGGAGGCGTGGGAGACCGACCAGATGCAGGAGTACGTCGAGGACTTCCCCGAGGCCGAGGTGGCCAGGGACCAGCTGGGTGACACCGTTCGGGAGCTGTCGACGTACCAGCGGGGCGAGGTCTACGACATCGTGAACGACGGCCTCCAGGCCGCCGTCACGGGTGAGCAATCGCCCGAGGAGGCACTCGCCGACATCGACGAGCGCGCCAACGAGGTGCTCGAGCCCTACCGCTAG
- a CDS encoding ABC transporter ATP-binding protein: MSRVELRNVDKWFDDTQVLFDVSFTAEEGEFVVLLGPSGCGKSTSLRLLAGLEDAGSGEIRIGDRVVNELPAAARGIAMVFQNYALFPHLSVQENILFGLKVRRVEKSDRADRLRRTSELLGLTEYLDRKPAQLSGGQRQRVALGRALVSGSSVILMDEPLSNLDAKLRQQMRLELRSLQRELGLTVVYVTHDQVEAMTMADRVVVMRDGAVDQDADPRTLYQAPARAEVARFIGSPPMNLMDGSATGGHVEIAASGVTIEVDRPDELVSEVLVGIRPEDIELEGRGIALPARVTTTELLGADQLVRLDVGGAHELIARLHPSTPAEPGHELTLHLPASAIHLFDARDGRRLAVQATAPSASGTSHATKG, encoded by the coding sequence ATGTCACGGGTCGAACTCCGCAACGTGGATAAGTGGTTCGATGACACCCAGGTGTTGTTCGACGTCTCGTTCACCGCCGAGGAGGGCGAGTTCGTCGTGCTCCTCGGCCCGAGTGGCTGCGGTAAGTCAACGTCGCTGCGCCTGCTCGCCGGCCTGGAGGACGCCGGCTCGGGCGAGATCCGCATCGGCGACCGGGTCGTCAACGAACTGCCCGCCGCGGCGCGGGGCATCGCCATGGTGTTCCAGAACTACGCGCTGTTCCCCCACCTGTCGGTCCAGGAGAACATTCTGTTCGGCCTCAAGGTCCGGCGCGTGGAGAAGAGCGACCGCGCTGACCGTCTCAGGCGCACCTCGGAGCTGCTGGGCCTGACCGAGTACCTCGACCGCAAGCCCGCGCAGCTGTCCGGCGGACAGCGCCAGCGGGTCGCGCTCGGGCGGGCGCTGGTCAGCGGCTCCTCGGTCATCCTCATGGACGAGCCGCTGTCCAACCTCGACGCCAAGCTCCGCCAGCAGATGCGTCTCGAGTTGCGCTCGCTGCAGCGCGAGCTCGGCCTCACCGTGGTGTACGTCACGCACGACCAGGTCGAGGCGATGACGATGGCCGACCGCGTCGTCGTCATGCGCGACGGGGCCGTGGACCAGGACGCCGATCCCCGCACCCTGTACCAAGCGCCAGCGCGCGCCGAGGTCGCCCGCTTCATCGGCTCGCCGCCGATGAACCTGATGGACGGCAGCGCGACGGGCGGGCACGTCGAGATCGCCGCCTCGGGGGTCACCATCGAGGTCGACCGCCCCGACGAGCTGGTCTCGGAGGTGCTCGTCGGCATCCGACCCGAGGACATCGAGCTCGAGGGGCGCGGCATCGCCCTGCCCGCGCGCGTCACCACGACCGAGTTGCTCGGCGCCGACCAGCTCGTCCGGCTCGATGTCGGCGGTGCGCACGAGCTGATCGCTCGGTTGCACCCGAGTACGCCGGCCGAGCCCGGGCACGAGCTCACGCTGCACCTGCCGGCGAGCGCCATCCACCTCTTCGACGCCAGGGACGGCCGCCGTCTCGCCGTGCAGGCCACCGCCCCGTCCGCGTCGGGCACCAGTCACGCAACGAAGGGATGA
- a CDS encoding IS630 family transposase, giving the protein MAARGRPKATLELSDEDRATLERWARRPKTSQRLAQRSRIVLACARGASNREVAAELGVSEATVGKWRRRFVAGGVDALADAPRPGAPRQITDADVERVITKTLEEAPPDATHWSTRSMAAAAGMSQTAVSRIWRAFGLKPHLTETFKVSTDPDFIDKVRDIVGLYLDPPERAVVLCVDEKSQTQALDRTQPVFPLLPGTPQRATHDYVRHGTTSLFAALDLATGKVIGQHRRRHRAAEFKTFLNQIDAEVPDHLDVHLVLDNYATHKTPEIQRWLLRHPRFHLHFTPTGASWLNLVERWFAELTTKLLQRSTHTSVQALESDIRDWIATWNENPRPYAWHKTADEILHALSEYCQRISDSGH; this is encoded by the coding sequence ATGGCGGCTCGTGGCAGGCCAAAGGCCACGTTGGAGCTGTCCGATGAGGACCGGGCGACGCTCGAGCGGTGGGCGCGCCGTCCCAAGACGTCGCAGCGGTTGGCGCAGCGCTCGCGGATCGTGCTGGCGTGCGCGAGGGGCGCGTCGAACCGGGAGGTCGCCGCCGAGCTGGGCGTCAGCGAGGCGACGGTGGGCAAGTGGCGGCGACGGTTCGTCGCTGGCGGTGTGGACGCGTTGGCGGATGCGCCGCGGCCGGGCGCGCCCCGCCAGATCACCGACGCCGACGTCGAGCGGGTGATCACCAAGACCTTGGAGGAGGCCCCGCCGGATGCCACGCACTGGTCGACGCGGTCGATGGCCGCCGCGGCGGGCATGTCGCAGACGGCAGTCAGCCGCATCTGGCGCGCGTTCGGCCTCAAGCCGCACCTGACCGAGACGTTCAAGGTCTCCACCGACCCCGACTTCATCGACAAGGTCAGAGACATCGTCGGGCTCTACCTCGACCCGCCCGAGCGCGCGGTCGTGCTGTGCGTGGACGAGAAGTCCCAGACCCAGGCGCTCGACCGCACCCAGCCGGTGTTCCCGCTGCTGCCGGGCACCCCCCAGCGGGCCACCCACGACTACGTCCGCCACGGCACCACCAGCCTGTTCGCCGCCTTGGACCTGGCCACCGGCAAGGTCATCGGCCAGCACCGCCGCCGCCACCGCGCCGCCGAGTTCAAGACGTTCCTCAACCAGATCGACGCCGAGGTGCCCGACCACCTCGACGTGCACCTGGTGCTGGACAACTACGCCACCCACAAGACCCCAGAGATCCAACGCTGGCTGCTGCGCCACCCGCGCTTCCACCTGCACTTCACGCCCACCGGCGCCAGCTGGCTCAACCTCGTCGAGCGCTGGTTCGCCGAGCTGACCACCAAACTGCTGCAGCGCAGCACCCACACCTCGGTGCAAGCCCTCGAATCCGACATCCGCGACTGGATCGCCACGTGGAACGAGAACCCCCGCCCGTACGCGTGGCACAAGACCGCCGACGAGATCCTCCACGCCCTCTCCGAATATTGCCAACGAATCTCCGACTCAGGACACTAG